In one Corallococcus sp. EGB genomic region, the following are encoded:
- a CDS encoding DUF2914 domain-containing protein, producing MLTVTPPESKPQDASTEVPGSPVEGGPLPPGANVVAATPGAAVADPDDLVSTEKTPTLVDRVQAFRAKYEKQEMALFFFAGFLYDVLTLSPVDDVLTEVQNFAYLAILAVLLVLEQRYPEGVEPPKLLSKVWRFREDALHFFLGSLLSAFTLFLFKSSSGITPLLFMAGMFGLLVANELPRFRQLGPVIRVAVFSLCVTLYFASLLPVLLGRLGWWIFALSVALGCGSVYGLFRVVQRWRPDAKALLRSVAVPGFAAQALLLGCYLLGIIPPVPLAVQYSGIYHSVKRVSPGVYHLTSESQPWWKVWTAFHHGDQDFMVRAGEQPVYFFRIFAPKGFEQYRVRVRWYFDHPEKGWTALGKGFLATVSSNGTEGGYRYYAQPGTTPKPGDWRVVLETEDGHEINRLNFTVTEDTRTEPRPEKVDVSVLKVIKPISLEDWQKLQPAVMPAAATAPVEAAPAPAP from the coding sequence GTGCTCACCGTCACACCGCCTGAGTCGAAGCCGCAGGACGCATCCACCGAAGTGCCCGGAAGCCCGGTGGAGGGCGGTCCGCTGCCTCCCGGCGCGAACGTCGTGGCCGCCACGCCCGGCGCCGCGGTCGCGGATCCGGATGACCTCGTGAGCACGGAGAAGACGCCCACGCTGGTGGACCGCGTGCAGGCCTTCCGCGCGAAGTACGAGAAGCAGGAGATGGCCCTCTTCTTCTTCGCGGGCTTCCTCTACGACGTCCTCACGCTGAGCCCCGTCGACGATGTGCTCACGGAGGTCCAGAACTTCGCGTACCTGGCCATCCTCGCGGTCCTGCTGGTGCTGGAGCAGCGCTACCCCGAAGGCGTCGAGCCGCCGAAGCTCCTGTCCAAGGTGTGGCGCTTTCGCGAGGACGCGCTGCACTTCTTCCTGGGCAGCCTGCTGAGCGCCTTCACGCTGTTCCTCTTCAAGAGCTCGTCGGGCATCACGCCGCTCTTGTTCATGGCGGGCATGTTCGGCTTGCTGGTGGCGAACGAGCTGCCGCGCTTCCGGCAGCTGGGCCCCGTCATCCGCGTGGCCGTCTTCAGCCTGTGCGTGACGCTGTACTTCGCGTCGCTGCTGCCGGTGCTGCTGGGGCGGTTGGGGTGGTGGATCTTCGCGCTGTCCGTCGCGCTGGGCTGCGGGAGCGTGTACGGGCTGTTCCGCGTGGTCCAGCGGTGGCGCCCGGACGCGAAGGCGCTGCTGCGCTCGGTGGCGGTGCCCGGCTTCGCCGCGCAGGCGCTGCTGCTCGGGTGCTACCTGCTGGGCATCATCCCGCCGGTGCCCCTGGCGGTGCAGTACAGCGGCATCTACCACTCGGTGAAGCGCGTCTCCCCGGGCGTGTATCACCTGACGTCGGAGTCGCAGCCCTGGTGGAAGGTGTGGACGGCGTTCCACCACGGGGACCAGGACTTCATGGTGCGCGCCGGTGAGCAGCCCGTGTACTTCTTCCGCATCTTCGCCCCCAAGGGCTTCGAGCAGTACCGCGTGCGCGTGCGCTGGTACTTCGACCACCCGGAGAAGGGCTGGACGGCGCTGGGCAAGGGCTTCCTCGCCACGGTGAGCAGCAACGGCACGGAGGGCGGCTACCGCTACTACGCGCAGCCGGGCACCACGCCCAAGCCCGGCGACTGGCGCGTGGTGCTGGAGACGGAGGACGGGCATGAGATCAACCGCCTGAACTTCACCGTCACCGAGGACACGCGCACCGAGCCGCGCCCGGAGAAGGTGGACGTGTCCGTGCTCAAGGTCATCAAGCCCATCTCGCTGGAGGACTGGCAGAAGCTCCAGCCCGCCGTCATGCCCGCGGCGGCGACCGCGCCGGTGGAAGCGGCCCCGGCGCCGGCGCCTTGA
- a CDS encoding 16S rRNA (uracil(1498)-N(3))-methyltransferase, producing the protein MNLLLLFDEDFQPDGSARLTGRRAQHAREVLKAEPGESLRVGRLNGLTGTGEVLENTPGVLHLRVDLTEAPPPRAGVDLLLAIPRPKALKKVLPAVASLGVDRIVLVNAARVEKSYFDSKVLNEAFVRELLLQGLEQARDTRLPEVLIRERFRPFVEDELNTVFGPEPLRLLPHPPATHSLQARDIAHATRVVLAIGPDGGWVPFEAQLLETHAFQPFSLGPRILRVETAVPVLLGQVTLLKAPAPGPLPPARSPPRA; encoded by the coding sequence GTGAACCTGCTCCTGCTCTTCGACGAGGACTTCCAGCCGGACGGCTCCGCCCGGCTCACCGGCCGCCGCGCCCAGCACGCCCGGGAGGTCCTCAAGGCCGAACCCGGCGAATCCCTGCGCGTGGGCCGCCTGAACGGCCTCACCGGCACGGGCGAGGTGCTGGAGAACACCCCCGGCGTGCTCCACCTGCGCGTGGACCTCACGGAAGCGCCCCCGCCCCGGGCGGGCGTGGACCTGCTCCTGGCCATCCCCCGCCCCAAGGCGCTCAAGAAGGTCCTGCCCGCCGTGGCCTCCCTGGGCGTGGACCGCATCGTGCTGGTGAACGCGGCGCGCGTGGAGAAGAGCTACTTCGACTCCAAGGTGCTGAACGAGGCCTTCGTCCGCGAGTTGCTCCTCCAGGGCCTGGAGCAGGCCCGCGACACGCGCCTGCCGGAGGTGCTGATCCGCGAGCGCTTCCGCCCCTTCGTCGAGGACGAGCTGAACACCGTCTTCGGCCCGGAGCCCCTGCGCCTGCTCCCCCACCCGCCCGCCACCCACTCGCTCCAGGCCCGGGACATCGCGCACGCCACGCGGGTGGTGCTCGCCATCGGCCCGGACGGAGGCTGGGTGCCCTTCGAGGCCCAGCTGCTGGAGACGCACGCCTTCCAGCCCTTCTCGCTGGGCCCCCGCATCCTGCGCGTGGAGACGGCGGTGCCGGTGCTGCTGGGTCAGGTGACGCTGCTCAAGGCGCCGGCGCCGGGGCCGCTTCCACCGGCGCGGTCGCCGCCGCGGGCATGA
- a CDS encoding tRNA-uridine aminocarboxypropyltransferase, protein MRTFCIKCLRPESACYCAHVPQLQTRTRVVFLQHPRERRVAIGTARMAHLSLPNSELHRGVDFTGHARLEELAKNPERVAVLFPGEDAITVEEAQANPPETLIVVDGTWPQAKKVVMRNPVLAALPRIGFVPRRPSNYRIRAEPADHCVSTIEAVAEILGQLEGKPDYFDRMLGAFEFMVDTQLERQETRTTPNRRRIYKGEWRPPLELRSLAEASDRLVLFYAEANAHPLESGIPPELVHLVAVRFATGERFEAVISPEQPLAHSTPLHVELSEEELRAGEPRAQALARFEAFLRPDDELTVWTTFALDLLWNGGLARRAARNVRLATARALKGKAGGVEQAVELLKATEVATWARGRAGRRISALESVTRELVRRGNATEPPAKLPRTGSEG, encoded by the coding sequence GTGCGTACCTTCTGCATCAAGTGTCTGCGTCCTGAAAGCGCGTGCTACTGCGCGCATGTCCCCCAGCTCCAGACGCGCACGCGCGTGGTGTTCCTCCAGCATCCACGGGAGCGGCGCGTGGCCATCGGCACGGCGCGCATGGCGCACCTGTCGCTGCCGAACTCGGAGCTGCACCGGGGCGTGGACTTCACCGGACACGCCCGGCTGGAGGAGCTGGCGAAGAACCCCGAGCGCGTCGCGGTGCTCTTCCCGGGCGAGGATGCCATCACGGTGGAAGAGGCCCAGGCGAACCCGCCGGAGACGCTCATCGTCGTGGACGGCACCTGGCCGCAGGCGAAGAAGGTGGTGATGCGCAACCCGGTGCTCGCGGCGCTGCCGCGCATCGGCTTCGTGCCGCGCCGCCCGAGCAACTACCGCATCCGCGCGGAGCCCGCGGACCACTGCGTCTCCACCATCGAGGCGGTGGCGGAGATTTTGGGCCAGCTGGAGGGCAAGCCGGACTACTTCGACCGCATGCTGGGCGCGTTCGAGTTCATGGTGGACACGCAGCTGGAGCGGCAGGAGACGCGCACGACGCCCAACCGCCGCCGCATCTACAAGGGGGAGTGGCGCCCGCCGCTGGAGCTGCGCTCGCTGGCGGAGGCCTCGGACCGGCTGGTCCTCTTCTACGCGGAGGCGAACGCGCACCCGCTGGAGTCGGGCATCCCGCCGGAGCTGGTGCACCTGGTGGCGGTCCGCTTCGCCACGGGCGAGCGCTTCGAGGCCGTGATTTCGCCGGAGCAGCCGCTCGCGCACAGCACGCCGCTGCACGTGGAGCTGTCAGAGGAGGAGCTGCGCGCCGGTGAGCCGCGCGCGCAGGCGCTGGCCCGCTTCGAGGCCTTCCTGCGGCCGGACGACGAGCTGACGGTGTGGACCACGTTCGCCCTGGACCTGCTCTGGAACGGGGGCCTGGCGCGCAGGGCCGCGCGCAACGTGCGGCTGGCCACGGCGCGGGCGCTCAAGGGCAAGGCGGGCGGCGTGGAGCAGGCGGTGGAGCTGCTCAAGGCGACGGAGGTGGCCACGTGGGCCCGGGGCCGCGCGGGCCGCCGCATCAGCGCGCTGGAGTCCGTGACGCGCGAGCTGGTGCGCCGTGGAAACGCGACGGAGCCGCCCGCGAAGCTGCCTCGCACCGGCTCCGAGGGCTGA
- a CDS encoding acyltransferase family protein gives MKGFAPSLNFRQTRHPALDGARGLAVLAMVMGHTLDALLAPAFRDHPWVQEYWKLRGITAPLFLLVSGWAVVMALGTKPGAAKDSFGRRFRRALLLLFLGYLLHWPGWGAVRELGFTDAMLRKVFQFDALQCIGSALLLGAMALVVTPHRGARALLLGALAVGIPLASAGMWQAGEHLPVPLQQFIGNGEGSRFPFFPWAGYFFAGAFAAHGLHLLKPGLPQGFSLLVLGGALLALTRWVPVDWTPTSPTVVTYRVAQGLLVLGVVNLLPRRLSGLLAPMGRMSLWIYVLHLPVVYGWADIAGLAQRIGPRLGMAAALGVSVVLLVACYIIARVGRWAREQARPWRAGSTTLEASIGTARLGQ, from the coding sequence TTGAAAGGATTCGCTCCCTCTCTCAACTTCCGGCAGACCCGGCACCCCGCGCTGGATGGCGCGCGCGGACTGGCCGTGCTCGCCATGGTGATGGGCCACACGCTGGACGCACTGCTGGCGCCCGCGTTCCGGGACCATCCGTGGGTCCAGGAGTACTGGAAGCTGCGGGGCATCACCGCGCCGCTGTTCCTGCTGGTGAGCGGCTGGGCGGTGGTGATGGCGCTGGGCACGAAGCCCGGCGCCGCGAAGGACTCCTTCGGCCGCCGGTTCCGCCGGGCGCTGTTGCTGCTCTTCCTGGGGTACCTCCTGCACTGGCCCGGCTGGGGCGCGGTGCGTGAGCTGGGCTTCACCGACGCCATGCTGCGCAAGGTGTTCCAGTTCGACGCGCTCCAGTGCATCGGCTCGGCGCTGCTGCTGGGCGCCATGGCGCTGGTGGTGACACCGCACCGGGGCGCGCGGGCGCTGCTGTTGGGCGCGCTGGCGGTGGGCATCCCCCTGGCGAGCGCCGGGATGTGGCAGGCGGGCGAGCACCTGCCGGTGCCGCTGCAGCAGTTCATCGGCAACGGGGAGGGCAGCCGCTTCCCGTTCTTCCCCTGGGCGGGCTACTTCTTCGCGGGCGCTTTCGCCGCGCACGGGCTGCACCTCTTGAAGCCGGGCCTGCCGCAGGGCTTCTCGCTGCTCGTGCTGGGCGGAGCGCTGCTGGCGCTCACCCGCTGGGTGCCCGTCGACTGGACGCCCACCAGCCCCACGGTGGTGACGTACCGCGTGGCGCAGGGCCTGCTGGTGCTGGGCGTGGTGAACCTGCTGCCGCGGCGGTTGAGCGGCCTGCTGGCGCCCATGGGGCGGATGTCGCTGTGGATCTACGTGCTGCACCTGCCGGTGGTGTACGGCTGGGCGGACATCGCGGGCCTCGCGCAGCGCATCGGTCCGCGGCTGGGCATGGCGGCGGCGCTGGGCGTCTCCGTGGTGCTGCTGGTGGCCTGCTACATCATCGCCCGGGTGGGACGCTGGGCGCGCGAGCAGGCCCGTCCGTGGCGCGCGGGCTCCACGACGCTGGAGGCCAGCATCGGCACGGCCCGCCTGGGCCAGTAG
- a CDS encoding (2Fe-2S) ferredoxin domain-containing protein codes for MQDDDTGGKGREVDVLVCRKCLAKSARSGGQDLPRWLQGELAERGLAGQVRVTPTGCMNQCPRRQVTVLVSDTEDPEGRMLLVEPRLQRDLLLKFVERRARPDAPDASPGGDGGGRGQEHLGDEPVHEERSQ; via the coding sequence ATGCAGGACGACGACACGGGCGGCAAGGGGCGGGAGGTGGACGTGCTCGTCTGCCGCAAGTGCCTGGCGAAGAGCGCCCGGAGCGGAGGACAGGACCTGCCGCGCTGGCTCCAGGGTGAGCTGGCCGAGCGGGGCCTCGCCGGACAGGTGCGCGTCACGCCCACCGGCTGCATGAACCAGTGCCCGCGCCGGCAGGTCACCGTGCTCGTCTCCGACACCGAGGACCCCGAAGGCCGCATGCTGCTGGTGGAGCCCCGGCTCCAGCGCGACCTGCTGCTGAAGTTCGTGGAGCGCCGTGCCCGTCCGGACGCGCCCGACGCCTCGCCCGGCGGCGACGGTGGGGGGCGGGGGCAGGAGCACCTCGGTGATGAACCGGTCCACGAGGAACGAAGCCAGTAG
- a CDS encoding cytochrome-c peroxidase codes for MPRNRLLLGFTLSLLGVGALSGCERSSSTPAEAKPPAPAPVAEQAPKPTAPDAEAVARLASHFFQAPRNQAPLPEDTAEQVALGRMLFHEPRLSKNHDVSCNSCHGLDTFGVDNKALSEGHKKQKGSRNSPTVYNAAHHIAQFWDGRAATLEAQAEGPMMNPVEMAMPDAKRVEATLSSMPEYTARFRAAFPQQSKPVTLTNTARALAAFERTLTTPSRFDRFLAGEHAALSAQEQRGLEAFVTTGCTTCHNGPAVGGASFQKLGLVEAYPALTDAGRFDATKNEEDRGYFRVPTLRNVEKTGPYLHDGSVKDLPTMVRLMGRYQLGRTLKDGEVEDLVAFLKSLTGELPASERISAPPLPPSTKRTPKPDPS; via the coding sequence ATGCCGCGAAATCGACTGCTGCTCGGGTTCACCCTGTCGCTGCTGGGCGTGGGCGCGCTCTCCGGTTGTGAGCGCTCATCCAGCACGCCCGCGGAGGCGAAGCCGCCCGCGCCCGCTCCGGTGGCGGAGCAGGCCCCGAAGCCCACCGCGCCGGATGCCGAGGCGGTGGCCCGGCTGGCGTCGCACTTCTTCCAGGCCCCTCGCAACCAGGCGCCCTTGCCCGAGGACACCGCGGAGCAGGTGGCCCTGGGGCGCATGCTCTTCCACGAGCCCCGGCTGTCGAAGAACCACGACGTGTCCTGCAACAGCTGCCACGGCCTCGACACCTTCGGCGTGGACAACAAGGCGCTGTCGGAGGGGCACAAGAAGCAGAAGGGCAGCCGCAACTCGCCCACCGTCTACAACGCGGCACACCACATCGCGCAGTTCTGGGACGGCCGCGCGGCCACGCTGGAGGCCCAGGCGGAAGGGCCCATGATGAACCCGGTGGAGATGGCCATGCCGGACGCGAAGCGCGTCGAGGCCACGCTGTCGTCCATGCCCGAGTACACCGCGCGCTTCCGCGCCGCCTTCCCCCAGCAGAGCAAGCCCGTCACGCTGACGAACACCGCCCGGGCGCTGGCCGCCTTCGAGCGCACGCTCACCACGCCGTCGCGCTTCGACCGCTTCCTCGCCGGGGAGCACGCCGCCCTGAGCGCGCAGGAGCAGCGCGGCCTGGAGGCCTTCGTCACCACGGGCTGCACCACGTGCCACAACGGCCCGGCGGTGGGCGGCGCGTCGTTCCAGAAGCTGGGGCTGGTGGAGGCGTACCCCGCCCTCACCGACGCGGGCCGCTTCGACGCGACGAAGAACGAGGAGGACCGGGGCTACTTCCGCGTGCCCACCCTGCGCAACGTGGAGAAGACCGGGCCCTACCTGCACGACGGCAGCGTGAAGGACCTGCCCACCATGGTGCGCCTGATGGGCCGCTACCAGCTGGGCCGCACGCTGAAGGACGGCGAGGTGGAGGACCTGGTGGCCTTCCTCAAGAGCCTCACCGGCGAACTGCCCGCCTCCGAGCGCATCTCCGCGCCGCCGCTGCCTCCCAGCACGAAGCGTACCCCCAAGCCGGACCCGTCATAG
- a CDS encoding chondroitinase-B domain-containing protein, with translation MKTVSFALLLLPLTGGAAVKSVTTVTELQAALSSAKAGDEIVLEDGTYTVNANLSCSAEGTQAAPITVRAKNRYAAIVRFNAQEGFKVSGRSWTFDGLTVEGICANDETCEHAFHVTGHAENFVLRNSRVRDFNSQLKVNASQNGSGVWEMPHKGLIENNEIYDTHPRVTSTPVNKVNIDTGDDWVVRDNELHDFSRQGGISYGAFMKSGGKRGLFERNRVLCVKDRPEGDTRIGLSFGGGGTGNQYCAPAFDPNVPCSPEHTDGIIRNNIVANCSDVAVYLNKAANTRVLFNTFVGTLGVDYRFAASTGEAVGNVLTGVIRNRDSATGTQSSNRSNVDTNTFATWYVAPLKGDLTRKGDVSSLIGAAPRNSLAPEDFCARARPASATLGAVEHSLGDCSANPGGGTDAGTGGNTDAGTGADAGTGGNTDAGTGADAGTGGNTDAGSGPVKEAPNGEVEGGCNASPGLLPVLLTLLAPLALRRRSRR, from the coding sequence TTGAAAACCGTTTCCTTCGCCCTGCTGCTCCTGCCCCTGACGGGCGGCGCGGCCGTGAAGAGCGTCACCACCGTGACCGAGCTCCAGGCCGCGCTTTCGTCCGCGAAGGCCGGAGATGAGATCGTCCTGGAGGACGGCACGTACACCGTGAACGCGAACCTGAGCTGCTCGGCGGAGGGCACCCAGGCGGCCCCCATCACGGTGCGCGCGAAGAACCGCTACGCGGCCATCGTGCGCTTCAACGCGCAGGAGGGCTTCAAGGTCTCCGGCCGCTCCTGGACCTTCGACGGGCTCACGGTGGAGGGCATCTGCGCGAATGACGAGACCTGCGAGCACGCCTTCCACGTCACCGGCCACGCGGAGAACTTCGTCCTGCGCAACAGCCGCGTGCGCGACTTCAACTCGCAGCTCAAGGTGAACGCGTCGCAGAACGGCAGCGGCGTGTGGGAGATGCCGCACAAAGGCCTCATCGAGAACAACGAAATCTACGACACGCATCCGCGCGTGACGTCCACGCCCGTCAACAAGGTGAACATCGACACCGGCGATGACTGGGTGGTCCGCGACAACGAGCTGCACGACTTCTCCCGGCAGGGCGGCATCTCCTACGGCGCCTTCATGAAGAGCGGCGGCAAGCGGGGACTCTTCGAGCGCAACCGCGTCCTGTGCGTGAAGGACCGGCCCGAGGGCGACACGCGCATCGGCCTGTCGTTTGGCGGTGGCGGCACCGGCAACCAGTACTGCGCGCCGGCCTTCGACCCCAACGTGCCGTGCTCGCCGGAGCACACGGACGGCATCATCCGCAACAACATCGTGGCCAACTGCTCGGACGTCGCGGTGTACCTGAACAAGGCCGCGAACACGCGCGTGCTGTTCAACACGTTCGTCGGAACGCTGGGCGTGGACTACCGCTTCGCGGCCTCCACCGGCGAGGCCGTGGGCAACGTGCTGACGGGCGTCATCCGCAACCGCGACAGCGCCACCGGCACCCAGAGCTCGAACCGCTCGAACGTGGACACCAACACCTTCGCCACCTGGTACGTGGCGCCGCTCAAGGGCGACCTGACGCGCAAGGGTGATGTGTCGTCGCTCATCGGCGCGGCCCCGCGCAACAGCCTGGCGCCGGAGGACTTCTGCGCGCGCGCCCGGCCGGCCTCGGCCACGCTGGGCGCCGTGGAGCACTCGCTGGGTGACTGCTCCGCGAACCCGGGCGGCGGCACGGACGCGGGCACCGGTGGAAACACGGACGCGGGGACGGGCGCCGACGCGGGCACCGGTGGAAACACGGACGCGGGGACGGGCGCCGACGCGGGCACCGGCGGAAACACGGACGCGGGCTCGGGTCCGGTGAAGGAAGCACCGAACGGCGAGGTTGAGGGTGGATGCAACGCGAGCCCGGGTCTGCTGCCCGTCCTCCTCACGCTGCTCGCGCCCCTGGCCCTGCGCCGCCGCAGCCGCCGCTAG
- a CDS encoding DUF4476 domain-containing protein, translating to MKALTLAVVLLTSAASLAQTAPRAEDSVNSAAAADFRRPPPPGHSTPRPPQPMPPPPPARNQAVVDRDQVARRIDRLENALRDAMSRTKDAKGRESIRAAMEELDKLSEYVADAPPYVVNIPAPPQPMPPPPPVVRPISDAQFRSITQAMVRESFPREKLRILSQVAPNENFLVSHILSVLGQFSFSGDKLEVVRLMRPTLLDPQNSYQLYQAFPFSNDKEKLQAILESGGRY from the coding sequence ATGAAGGCCCTGACCCTCGCCGTCGTCCTGCTCACCTCCGCCGCCTCACTGGCCCAGACGGCACCGCGCGCCGAGGACTCCGTCAACTCCGCGGCCGCCGCGGACTTCCGCCGCCCCCCGCCCCCGGGTCACTCCACGCCGCGCCCGCCGCAGCCGATGCCGCCCCCGCCGCCCGCGCGCAACCAGGCCGTCGTCGACCGCGACCAGGTGGCGCGCCGCATCGACCGGTTGGAGAACGCGCTGCGCGACGCGATGTCCCGCACCAAGGACGCCAAGGGCCGCGAGAGCATCCGCGCCGCCATGGAGGAGCTGGACAAGCTGAGCGAGTACGTGGCCGACGCCCCGCCGTACGTCGTGAACATCCCGGCCCCGCCGCAGCCGATGCCGCCTCCGCCGCCGGTGGTGCGTCCCATCTCCGACGCGCAGTTCCGCAGCATCACCCAGGCGATGGTCCGCGAGTCCTTCCCGCGCGAGAAGCTGCGCATCCTGTCGCAGGTGGCGCCCAACGAGAACTTCCTCGTGTCGCACATCCTGTCGGTGCTCGGGCAGTTCTCCTTCTCCGGCGACAAGCTGGAGGTGGTGCGCCTGATGCGGCCCACCCTGCTGGATCCGCAGAACAGCTACCAGCTGTACCAGGCCTTCCCCTTCTCCAACGACAAGGAGAAGCTCCAGGCCATCCTCGAGAGCGGCGGGCGCTACTAG
- a CDS encoding 2,3-diphosphoglycerate-dependent phosphoglycerate mutase, protein MPILALVRHGQSLWNHENRFTGFVDVPLTEQGRGEARKAAEALQGLKFDVAYTSALSRAQETLAILLDTLGQRPPVIRDAALNERHYGDLQGLNKADAAKEFGEKQVHIWRRSYDVPPPNGESLEMTAKRVLPFFDRAIAGDLRQGKNVLVVAHGNSNRSLVMRLDKLSGETVVGLELATGVPLVYEIGADGQVISKRG, encoded by the coding sequence ATGCCCATCCTCGCTCTCGTCCGTCATGGTCAGTCCCTGTGGAACCACGAGAACCGCTTCACCGGCTTCGTGGACGTGCCCCTCACCGAGCAGGGCCGCGGCGAAGCCCGCAAGGCCGCCGAGGCCCTCCAGGGCCTGAAGTTCGACGTCGCCTACACCTCCGCCCTCAGCCGCGCGCAGGAGACGCTCGCCATCCTGTTGGACACGCTGGGCCAGCGCCCGCCCGTCATCCGCGACGCGGCCCTCAATGAGCGCCACTACGGCGACCTGCAGGGCCTCAACAAGGCGGACGCCGCCAAGGAGTTCGGCGAGAAGCAGGTCCACATCTGGCGCCGCTCCTATGACGTGCCGCCCCCCAACGGCGAGTCCCTGGAGATGACCGCGAAGCGCGTGCTGCCCTTCTTCGACCGCGCCATCGCGGGCGACCTGCGCCAGGGCAAGAACGTGCTCGTCGTGGCGCACGGCAACTCCAACCGCTCGCTGGTGATGCGCCTGGACAAGCTGTCCGGTGAGACGGTGGTGGGGCTGGAGCTGGCCACGGGCGTGCCGCTCGTCTACGAGATTGGCGCCGACGGCCAGGTCATCTCCAAGCGCGGCTGA
- a CDS encoding phosphopantetheine-binding protein, translating into MSTPSAGPSPMEARLAGYWQELLGVDAVRPEDHFLEVGGNSLLATLLANRIEDDLGLQVGMVDLFNTLSAVAAVCERLQLETQSTG; encoded by the coding sequence ATGAGCACCCCGAGCGCAGGCCCCTCGCCCATGGAGGCGCGGCTGGCCGGGTACTGGCAGGAGCTTCTGGGCGTGGACGCCGTGCGGCCGGAGGACCACTTCCTGGAGGTGGGGGGCAACTCGCTGCTGGCCACCCTGCTGGCCAACCGCATCGAGGACGACCTGGGCCTCCAGGTGGGCATGGTGGACCTGTTCAACACGCTGAGCGCGGTGGCGGCCGTCTGCGAGCGCCTCCAGTTGGAGACCCAGTCCACCGGGTGA